One region of Daphnia pulicaria isolate SC F1-1A chromosome 7, SC_F0-13Bv2, whole genome shotgun sequence genomic DNA includes:
- the LOC124349128 gene encoding apoptosis-inducing factor 1, mitochondrial-like codes for MVAVPSPTTSVLLPQVVNENLCQSLIGVPKDVHEQVTLFRNSDGQVLPNYLSQWTSEKVEAADVNVLPKANVEGVILEDNNLIKVNATLTLNDGQKIPILVVIESMLSLKHDRTSDWL; via the exons ATGGTGGCCGTACCATCACCTACGACAAGTGTCTTATTGCCACAG GTGGTAAACGAAAATCTCTGCCAATCCTTGATCGGTGTCCCTAAAGATGTCCACGAGCAAGTGACGCTGTTCCGCAACAGTGATGGCCAAGTCCTCCCTAACTATTTGAGCCAATGGACTTCCGAGAAGGTGGAAGCGGCAGACGTTAATGTGTTGCCCAAAGCTAATGTAGAGGGTGTAATTTTGGAAgacaacaatttaattaaGGTCAATGCGACATTGACCTTAAACGATGGTCAAAAG ATTCCAATTTTGGTGGTTATCGAGTCAATGCTGAGCTTGAAGCACGATCGAACGTCCGATTG GCTCTGA